One genomic region from Salvia hispanica cultivar TCC Black 2014 chromosome 2, UniMelb_Shisp_WGS_1.0, whole genome shotgun sequence encodes:
- the LOC125206973 gene encoding protein NRT1/ PTR FAMILY 5.7-like gives MKLNQVLPWCREKFRYYVVFTTSIFFILGLIFSYKLVEKTFLNILMTRLAEAWEGDNFDLRTVVIIVNLHEGTAAVLVLLFVYAADVMHHGRFKTVVFSTAVCIIGLMLNKRAARDDETLSMRLFYPALGLLALALAAQRVNLEGFLDDQLRPKGLEDDRRKRRSKFWWTLVSFAAAIFAGFGPLPRLHFEDLALTLISVMGFCFFVFLLAFKRYHFVPEIENPFKDVGIVIHGAISNRNIEWLDKAAAEGSCSSEQVRGVKLLFKMLPLWCCFLTFSLVSASGSTFFFNEAMYLTTDHNYINAILLFSNLSRLTQYVVSYASSFLIGKLEDWKKCNRQKMELVRIGTGMICCLLCCIIASETARRRQDIGEYDFSNDNMSTYWLTPQYFLLGMMWGLSEDGFESFYESQVSENLSKYGVPFMALANGVGIFASILCILVLRSPPFEWFKKELYYSSLDKYYIFLAVLSVVNLLVYCWVAYSYGVVGDAKTDQVIPGQSTDTRTHPEEAGPGNIEGGGAYGDHMKTWEEIVDQK, from the exons ATGAAGCTCAATCAAGTCCTACCCTGGTGCCGAGAGAAGTTTCGATACTACGTCGTTTTCACCACctccatcttcttcatcttag GCCTCATATTTAGCTACAAGTTAGTGGAGAAGACATTTCTCAACATCTTGATGACGCGTCTCGCCGAAGCATGGGAAGGGGATAACTTCGATCTCCGAACGGTTGTCATAATCGTCAATTTACACGAAGGAACGGCCGCAGTTCTCGTACTGTTGTTCGTTTATGCCGCCGATGTTATGCATCACGGCCGCTTCAAGACGGTGGTTTTCTCCACCGCAGTTTGCATCATC GGGCTAATGCTCAACAAACGGGCGGCCCGCGACGATGAAACGCTCAGCATGCGTTTATTCTACCCAGCGCTGGGGCTATTGGCTTTGGCGCTGGCGGCACAAAGAGTCAACCTTGAAGGGTTTCTTGACGATCAGCTCAGGCCGAAGGGTCTTGAAGACGATCGCAGAAAAAGACGAAGCAAATTCTGGTGGACTTTGGTCTCCTTCGCGGCGGCCATCTTTGCAGGGTTCGGGCCTTTACCACGACTTCACTTCGAGGACCTTGCATTAACATTAATCTCTGTGATGGGATTTTGCTTCTTTGTCTTCTTGTTGGCTTTCAAACGCTACCACTTCGTCCCCGAGATTGAAAACCCGTTTAAGGATGTTGGAATTGTCATCCACGGAGCCATCTCTAACCGAAATATCGA GTGGTTAGACAAAGCGGCGGCAGAAGGCAGTTGCAGTAGTGAACAAGTGAGAGGAGTGAAGCTTCTTTTCAAGATGCTTCCATTGTGGTGTTGTTTCCTCACTTTCAGCCTTGTTTCTGCTTCTGGAAGcaccttcttcttcaatgaGGCCATGTACCTTACTACCGACCACAATTACATAAATGCCATTCTCTTATTCTCCAACCTGTCGAGGCTCACGCAGTACGTGGTCTCTTACGCGTCCAGCTTCTTAATCGGGAAACTCGAAGATTGGAAGAAATGCAACCGTCAAAAGATGGAGCTCGTGAGAATTGGCACTGGGATGATCTGTTGCTTGCTTTGCTGCATCATTGCTTCGGAGACTGCGAGACGCAGGCAGGACATTGGTGAGTACGACTTCAGCAACGACAACATGAGCACATACTGGCTAACTCCACAATACTTTTTACTAGGAATGATGTGGGGACTTTCCGAAGACGGGTTCGAATCGTTCTACGAGTCTCAG GTTTCTGAAAACTTGTCGAAATATGGAGTGCCGTTCATGGCACTTGCGAATGGAGTTGGTATATTTGCGAGCATACTTTGCATTCTCGTCTTAAGAAGTCCGCCTTTCGAATGGTTCAAGAAAGAGCTATATTACAGTAGCCTCGACAAGTATTATATCTTCTTAGCAGTTTTGAGTGTTGTGAACCTTTTGGTGTATTGTTGGGTTGCGTATTCGTATGGAGTCGTTGGGGACGCAAAGACGGATCAGGTTATTCCGGGGCAGTCCACGGATACTCGGACTCACCCAGAGGAGGCAGGGCCAGGAAATATTGAGGGGGGCGGAGCATATGGAGATCATATGAAAACTTGGGAAGAGATAGTGGAtcagaaataa
- the LOC125206974 gene encoding protein NRT1/ PTR FAMILY 5.5-like codes for MPFIENKVYFYTLRRGRICYFRLDSRESLGSPSDREGATAPSCLTFGLVYACKSTFFLAEATSLVNDHDRVTIAIYLSTMMRFAESKAKSACKLIMEKRKYYSKQKMELLRIGIGMAWGGLCCAAAWVTATRRQHHVMNICWLIPQFLLLGLMLGCAQHGLRSFYKSQVSKSLWRYGMPFGELVEGVGKFSSVLCIGILRRRPFRWFRRHLKDSRLDNYYFFLEILCFVTLVIYCKVARWYAGDAFLVEDGNLDPEQPDVNLPPRPNSHDAATQLVEPAVHETTTALNSDGARNLCPGSQI; via the coding sequence ATGCCATTTATTGAAAACAAAGTATATTTCTACACTCTGCGGAGGGGGCGGATATGCTATTTTCGGCTCGATTCAAGGGAAAGTTTAGGCTCTCCGAGCGACCGGGAAGGGGCGACCGCCCCCTCCTGCCTCACTTTCGGCCTTGTTTATGCTTGTAAGAGCACCTTCTTCCTCGCAGAGGCCACCAGCCTTGTTAATGACCACGATCGTGTAACTATCGCTATCTATCTCTCCACTATGATGAGATTTGCAGAGTCCAAGGCCAAATCAGCATGCAAGCTCATAatggaaaaaaggaaatattacAGCAAACAGAAGATGGAACTGCTGAGAATCGGCATTGGGATGGCATGGGGCGGGCTGTGCTGCGCTGCTGCTTGGGTGACTGCAACGCGCAGGCAGCACCACGTCATGAACATATGTTGGCTAATACCACAGTTCCTTTTACTAGGTCTAATGTTGGGATGCGCTCAACATGGGCTTCGGTCGTTCTACAAATCGCAGGTCTCCAAAAGCTTATGGAGGTATGGAATGCCGTTCGGAGAACTTGTGGAGGGAGTTGGTAAGTTCTCGAGCGTACTGTGCATCGGCATTCTCAGAAGGAGGCCTTTCAGATGGTTCCGGCGCCATCTGAAAGACAGTAGGCTCGAcaactattattttttcttggaaattttgtgttttgtgaCGCTTGTGATATACTGCAAGGTTGCGCGTTGGTATGCAGGCGACGCCTTCCTAGTCGAAGATGGTAATCTTGATCCGGAGCAGCCTGATGTGAATTTGCCTCCTCGTCCCAATTCTCACGATGCAGCAACGCAACTGGTGGAGCCAGCAGTTCACGAGACGACTACTGCCTTGAACAGTGACGGAGCTAGAAATTTGTGTCCGGGGTCCCAAATTtga
- the LOC125204877 gene encoding uncharacterized protein LOC125204877: MEEEWEKREMIDHWCHEHPLTLVDTRGGDYCYGCQLRFSSGEQAYGCSIDGCEYSKLLHGECAAMAREIRDPSHHPQHVLTQRHEPDLWSCGICERIIWSIGYKCTSVECSFEMHLRCAQAKGVIGAATRDVDDEERRTIIRHPSHPNHDLKPLRRRCSFKCDACGTTRKDSSYTCTNDACEYWIHEKCASLPQSFKREDHHHPFSLSFHVPSEYIRFDYRCYVCSIPFLPNYWIYHCKLCRYIVHVKCAFMKLPHITENNENGKDQVHLPTDEVAEKLITPFVMGETRGGTTLIPPIIISNNDDELVNVKYKFLHHQHELTLISSGERSQEEEEEQDEENYGVRSELICDGCISPISSSSYMSCSECKYNLHVACFHLPPQLSSLPIHQHDDHQLVLRSCDKHQPWKYQYCRVCEYGMNGLFYDCGECNFKVDIKCASTPDIIHHAAHPQHLLKRVTQSDLRRDPINSRRLLCAGCDGYAYYCDCYRCCSSSPCDFIVHLKCAMLPASVSSRRWDEHHPLLLTYDATLNRPGDFYCDQCETQMNPRSWMYHCRPCDISFHPGCFETTSGRYRNMKLGQEYDVNAETHPHLLTFQLLTTKRRCDICHRDKYECEGFYCALCNFFICLYSCGKRVIQNGEMKAIG; this comes from the exons atggaggagGAGTGGGAGAAAAGAGAGATGATTGATCATTGGTGCCACGAGCATCCACTTACTCTGGTGGATACTCGGGGAGGAGATTACTGTTATGGTTGTCAACTGCGCTTTAGCAGCGGAGAACAAGCTTATGGATGCAGCATCGATGGATGTGagtattcaaaattattacacGGAGAATGTGCAGCCATGGCAAGAGAGATACGGGATCCATCGCACCACCCTCAGCACGTACTCACTCAACGACATGAACCGGATTTATGGAGCTGTGGTATCTGTGAAAGGATAATTTGGAGCATTGGTTACAAATGCACAAGCGTGGAATGCAGTTTCGAGATGCACCTGAGATGCGCGCAAGCCAAGGGCGTGATCGGTGCAGCAACCCgtgatgttgatgatgagGAAAGGCGCACCATCATACGTCATCCAAGTCATCCCAACCATGACTTGAAGCCATTGAGAAGAAGATGCTCCTTCAAGTGTGATGCTTGCGGCACCACACGCAAAGATAGTTCATACACATGCACCAATGATGCTTGTGAATATTGGATCCATGAGAAATGTGCTTCCTTGCCTCAAAGCTTCAAAAGGGAAGACCATCATCaccctttttctctctcttttcatGTCCCATCAGAATATATCAGATTTGACTACAGATGTTATGTTTGCAGCATACCTTTTCTACCCAACTACTGGATATATCATTGTAAACTCTGCAGATATATCGTCCACGTCAAGTGTGCCTTCATGAAGCTGCCTCACATCACTGA GAATAATGAAAATGGGAAAGACCAGGTCCATCTTCCCACAGATGAGGTGGCTGAGAAACTAATTACACCTTTTGTGATGGGAGAAACAAGAGGAGGAACAACATTGATACCACCCATCATCATCTCTAATAATGATGATGAGTTGGTGAATGTGAAATATAAGTTCCTTCATCACCAACATGAGCTCACTTTAATCTCATCTGGCGAGCGaagccaagaagaagaagaagaacaagacGAGGAGAACTATGGAGTGAGATCGGAATTGATATGTGATGGGTGCATCTCTCCTATATCATCAAGTAGCTATATGAGTTGCAGTGAATGCAAATACAATCTTCACGTGGCGTGCTTTCACTTGCCACCTCAACTCTCCTCACTTCCGATCCACCAACATGATGATCACCAGCTTGTCCTCCGATCTTGTGACAAACATCAACCTTGGAAGTACCAATATTGCCGTGTGTGTGAGTATGGTATGAATGGGCTGTTTTATGATTGTGGGGAGTGCAACTTCAAGGTAGATATCAAGTGCGCTTCTACGCCAGATATCATACATCACGCAGCTCACCCGCAACATCTCCTCAAGCGTGTGACTCAGTCGGATCTACGCAGAGATCCTATCAACTCACGACGCTTGTTGTGCGCTGGTTGCGATGGTTATGCATATTATTGTGATTGTTACAGGTGTTGCAGCAGCAGCCCATGTGATTTCATCGTGCACCTTAAATGCGCTATGCTGCCGGCATCAGTCAGCAGCCGTAGATGGGACGAGCACCACCCGCTGCTGCTGACGTACGACGCCACTCTCAACCGTCCTGGTGATTTCTACTGCGATCAATGCGAGACACAGATGAATCCCAGGAGTTGGATGTATCACTGCCGCCCCTGCGATATATCCTTCCATCCAGGATGCTTTGAAACTACATCCGGAAGGTATAGAAACATGAAGTTGGGGCAGGAATATGATGTGAATGCAGAAACCCATCCACACCTTCTCACCTTTCAACTTCTCACCACAAAACGCCGCTGCGACATTTGTCATAGGGATAAATATGAATGTGAAGGATTCTACTGTGCATTATGCAACTTCTTCATTTGTCTCTACAGCTGCGGTAAAAGAGTGATCCAGAATGGGGAGATGAAGGCCATCGGATGA